In the genome of Brachypodium distachyon strain Bd21 chromosome 3, Brachypodium_distachyon_v3.0, whole genome shotgun sequence, the window AAGCAGACATAGTTGCACGGTACAATTACAGTTTGTCTTTTCACCTGTAATGCAGCAAAGTGCTATCAGGACTGATTCACACCTTTTGCTTCCTCGATATCCCATATTTTTATTGTTCCGCTTGCTGCTCCAGCCCCTATCATAACCTCAGAGGAGTCGAAGCTCACTGACTCAACTGGACTTGTAAGGCCTGATAGGCTCTGCAAAGCATAGTGATACTTGTAACTTGTAAGTACAAGAACAACCGCCTAAATGGCAACCAAAGCAAAAATGCCATTACACATCAATAAAACTCCCTACATAAAATTACCAGGATGGCGCTCGGTTTCCCTACGGCCCAAAGATTGATCTTCTGATCGTCCCCACCAGTAATGAGGACTCGTGATGTCTGCCTCCCAAACTTGGCACAATTGACATCCGAACCATGAGCGACAAACTCCTCTGGCATTGTCAAGGAAACATGATAGACTTTTGTAGATTGGCATGAATTCAACTTTCACGTTTATTCCAGAATTCACCTGTTTGGAGTGTTATTCAGAATACACATTTCAACTAGGTGCACAGTCAACTGAAACCCGGAGCTACTCATGGGCTCATGGCATCAATTGGAATTGTTCTGCATTTCATTATCACAGCAAACAAGTAACAACACCATTtgggtggggggtggggggacACTAAGTTAGCTCTGTAACTGTATTAGCCATGTGCTACCCCAGATGAGCTTCATAAAAATTGAAATCTGAAGATTCTGTATTGAGCTCATGCCTCTTCGGTATGATCATGTTTACTGAAGTGTCTGAAAGCAAAACTATCGAAATGGTAGTAAATTACACAAAACAAAAGTCAAATTTCCTAACAAGGTACTGTATTTAATTTCTTTCACGAATATTTGAGCTTAGAAATAAACTGCAGACCATATACACAATATCAACTTAAATCCAACCTGATTTTaagaaggaaacaaaattGTTCTGGGTGCAAAATGTTGTAATAATAATCCCATTTCTCGCATATCCACACCCAGAAGAAAGATCTGCTGGACGAACAGTCGAAGTACCAACAAAATTACACAATAATCGAGTTACTCAGACTCAGAACGTGTTAAATTAGTTCCTTGGAGCCAACTCAACCCAACCATGAACttgcaagaacaagaagaccATCATGTACGCAGGAACAGCCGAAGGGTTCCTGGAATCGAATTCACCGTACGCGAGCCCAACCCAACCAAAACCTAACGGCGCCTATCCAAGCAATTCGATTCAAAGCGCCCCAATTCGGAGATTCCCAATCGCATAATAAACAATTCTGGAGCAAGAACAAGGATACGGAGCTTGTACGCGCGCTTGGTGGCGATCTGTGGGCGCCGCAGTCATCAAAAGCTTGGACCTTTATCCTCGCTGTGGTGGGGGAGTAGAATATTTTGAATTTCCTCTCGGTATCGTCCCGTTTATGGCATCTACCGGCCGGTGCTAAAATCTGCCTAATTTTCTGCtaccaaaaaatatataaatatagaGAGAGATATTAGCTGGAGAGTTAAAAGGAGGACGGATGTCGAGGGAAAGAAGGAAGCTCGGTGGCGTAGCACAGGGGCGAAGTTCTCCACCGAATATGTTAGATGTGCTCTGTGCTAAAatagcgacaagtatttagaaacggatgAAGTACTTCAAAAAGTAGAGTACTCCGTGGCAAAATTAAAGTTTTTAGTTATTTAAAACATATTCactctgtttcaaaatagttgtATATTTAGGTTTGTCATATGTCAAAATTCTCCAAATTCGACTAACTTAAGATATATACTAAGATTTAGAAACaccaaattagttttgttGTATTCATCATGAAGTATGTGTTCATATTGTATTCATCTCATATGATATATATGAAAGATATGTACTCCCTCGTATGAAGTACATATGAATACATTAAGGACAAACTTAATGATACGGGACGGTCCGATCTTCTCAAAAAGCAACGTtgataacttgtatgattctgCAATTCTTCCGGCTAATCACTCGCTTCCAATGTAATGATCTTGTAACCCAATGTAAATTTGTAACACTCCACACTTGCGCAGTAGGCTGCTGACTATAAGCGGTTTCACAATTTCCCATATCTCGGCAAACGACATATGACGCTAAATTTCAATAACAGTAAAAACATCATATCGTAACGAATATGGTGTTGAGGATTCACCATGAATGCTTTTGCAGTTCggcaaaattttgaaacaaGCTAATACTTGTTCTAACCCTTGTACTATAGGCTACCCCTTTGTATATACAGCTGAGGGGCACCAGCAACACACAGCAACACAAGGACTTGAGGGGTAGCCAACAACACAAGAaggactcagactcaaaccGTTTGACTCAACTTAATACAACGGAACCGAAATAAGGTTTGGCTCACATTCAAACTCGCAGTTCCAAGCGTTCCTTAGACTCGTAGAACTTGTCGTGGGCTATCCTGCTGCACCTTATTCTCATATTAAACTTGTGGTGCAACCTTGGTAtgtcatttttgttgttggctTTTCTTGCACACAAGTTGTTCTTCTATCTTCAACTGTGGTGCGCctgcctctctctcctcatACACATATCTCGGTGATGGATGTTAGCACTTTTTCACGCACGATATCCCCTTCTCCACACGCGCCATGCATGCCTCAGTCTCATACCTGATCATCCAAATATGCAAAGACCTTAGCAGTATAAACTTCTCTTTAACAAAAATATCAGATTCAGTTAGGAGTGAATTCACCAACTATTCTAGTAACTTGGCGCATGCTCTTGTAAGTGGTCCAATGCACGACAATATCATCATTAGGAAAAGATGGTAAAGAGTTATGATGCCCTCAGCACTTAATGTACATGACGACTTAGACATTTTTACGTAATTGTACTAGTTGGTTTCTTGTTTTTAATGTGTATTTAAAAAAGGATGTCAAAAAATTACTAGTAATTGTAGTCTACTTTGGTTGGGTTTTCAATTGTAGATTTGTAGTAGAAACAAGAAGCTCGTATTAGGTCTGACTAGCTGCTGCTAAATTGATTGGACCCTACATTGAAAATGATGTTGTAAAGaagtaagaaaaataaatgtctCGTGAGCCGTGATTAAAAGATGAGGAAATAGACAAATCTACAAACGATCTGTGTTTTAAATAACAAAATTCTATTTTACATCACATGAATTCTGAGGCTACTTTGTTCGTGGGCCGGAGCTCATTTATCtctcatttttgttttttgcctTACTTTCTTGGCTTATACCTGGCTATCGGGCTAGGCCCTTTTGTGCCCGGCCCGGCACACATTTAATCGGACCGGGCCGGCCTGAAACCCCGCCTGTGCTGCGCCTGGGCCTCAACCCCAAGCCCGTCGGCTAGGCCCGTTTGTGCTAGGCCCGTTTAGCAAGTTTTTTATAAATATAATCACTAAAATATGTCGTCCTCAGCACTTGAACCCCCGACCTCCCTCTCGTCCTTTACGATCGCTGCCACTGAACCAACCGATTGATCGAGTCAAGCTATGGGAAAGGAACCATTTGATCATTTTTCATGGGCTGGCACACATAAACAGGCCACTGGACTGTGATTTTTTCACGGGCTTCTTTTAAGCCCACCGGGCTTTCGGTGCTGGCCCGGCCCGTTTGTGCTTCGCGCCGCGCCTGGGCCTTGAGGTGGTCATTCGGTGCCGGTCCGGCCCGGCCCCTTTATTGTCGGGCTTCGGGGGCCGTGCCCGGCTAGGCCCGTTTAGATGGAGCCGGGCCtgtgccgggccggcccggcccgagaGCCACCTATAGACtctggcccatctcgctgccgagctcCCGAGCCCCCTCGCTTCGTCGCTCGTCTTACTCCTCGCgcgaccgccgccacccctgcctcctccctccctccccatcccgctgccgagcgccccagccccctagctcgtcttcatcctcgcgcgagcgcctccaccacAGGTATCTATtcccccttcgattctctcgctcccgaccgtttctcctcccatcaccccacgaacggatcccgccctttagctccccgttttcatctccttaatcttccccaattcgtaactgaggcaaaaatcaaggtagggcggccgacCTACCTTgtcctactgggtcctccgcccgtggcTGTTGCTGTTTGTGGATGTAGGTCGAGGCTGCAAACTTTTGCCAGTTGAATTTTAGGGTTGGATGCGGTGATGAGCTGATATGAGACGTCAAAGTGTCggttttttttcatgttgctAGGGTATCTTTGCATGCAGAAACTAATATAATTGTATCGCAAACTTACTTTTGTTGTAAATCTAGGATATCTTTGCATGCAGAAAACAACATAATCGTATTGCATGCTTCTTTTGTATCATTCAGATCTCTATGGAATCATGTTTTGTTAAGTTGTGTTACTTTTTCCATGCGAGGCAGTTTCATGTTAAGTCATTTGTCACCACTATTTTTTGAGGACGCCATTTGTCACCACTGTGCCTTACGCAGTTGTCATATTTCAGTGCTGTCATcaatttgttcaaattttgTGTCCTCTTTTGGGCATGCTGGCATGATATTTGCATTTCTGGAAAATTTGGCTTTATggtatgtttggttcatgCCAATTCTTGCCAGCAGTTGGCTAGCCAAAAAGTTGCCTAAAGATTCCTTGGCCCCTTGTTGGCGAAATTTAGGTACCAACAAAACATACCCTCAGTAGTCAGTACTAACTAGAACTAATTCTTACAGTTGTTTTGCACTTTGAAGCGCTTTCGAAATGGTTGATGCTCTGTGCTCTGGCTATGCACTGTTAACTTAACTAttccttcgtccaacaaaagatgtctcaagtttgtcaaaatttggatgtatctagacatgacttagttgATAGATGCATtaaaatttggtcaaagttgagacatcctttgttggacggaggtagtatattttttgtttacttattattatttgtgggttgggggggggggggggaggggctGATTAAGGTCCTGTCGTGACTCATAATGTAACCATATTACACAACATCATTTATTTCAATGGAATACAGGTGTGAGCTCTCTGTGAAGTCATGAGGACCTTTTTTAATCTAATGTGGCTTGTGCTTTCCAAGCGGCCACAGTGACCTGAAAACAATCACTGGACTGGAAAATTTGTACCTGTTGCACTTGTAAACAACCTATACCAGTATTCTATAGGCCAAATTAGCAACAAGAACATCTATCAGTAATTTTTCAGTTCTCTTGTAGGCACATGCCAGAACGTGTATCATCATCAGAAAGCTGCTAAACTCTTAGCGTGCGAGCGCCCTTTATTTCCTTGTTGCCTGCTTCCTGTATCAACATACCTCTACAGTTTCTTTATATTGATGGACCTTTCTTTGTGTAGACTGATGGACTATGAGAAATCTAGAAGGCATAATCCAAGTACTTCCAGAAAGAGGACTCATTTCAATTCTGATGATGGAAATAGGAAGCGGTTAAACTCCAGGCATGATGATGGACCTATGTCCTCTCAGCCAATCGAAACTGTTTACAGGATATTGTGCCCAGGAAAAAAGATAGGCAGTGTCTTGGGCAGAGGTGGTCATATTGTTAAGGCCCTTAGAGAGGAGACTAAAGCAAAGATAAGAGTCGCTGATTCTATTCCTGGTGCAGAAGAGAGAGTAATTATTATATTTGATTACCAAGATCAGTCTGAACAAACTGATGAAGCTGCTCAAAATATTTCTAATAATGATGGTTCAGAGAACATGAAGCTCCAATGTTTTGCTCAAGATGCGCTGTTGAAGATACATGATAAGATTTCTACTCATGAAGATCCCCATGATGGAGCTATCCATGAAAAGTCTGAAACTGCTGCTGATGTGACTGCTCGAATTTTGGTTCCAGGCAATCAAGTTGGCTGCCTGCTAGGAAAAGGTGGCTCAATTATAcaacaactgcgaaatgatACGGGCGCAGGGATCCGTATCTTACCGTCCCAAGACCTTCCTCAGTGTGCACTTCAGAGCGATGAATTGGTGCAGGTAACTGTGTTTTAGTAGCTAGAAATCCTTCATTGCCTTACGATCCAGCTTGTAGTGCCTTTTGCTTGCATTGATATTGTGGAATCAACAGATCTCTTTGCCTTAACCCTTGTATATATTGAATTTGTTTACTTAGATTTCTATTCATTTGTTACTCTATTGGAAACAAACTGCTCATTGGTGCGCATATATAGATCTGTCTtactatgtactccctccgttcctaaataaccacgacaagtatttaggaactgAGGGAGTAGGTTTTTTGCGCGTATGCCATGTCAAGTTCTTAATGAATTAAATATTGGAGTTTTGATCTGACATGGTTTGGAGTTTTGATCTGACATGGTTTAATTATCTCTGTGAAATTTTGTATTAATGGCGTGTAGTTTTATTTTCCAATTATATTCACAAAGATATGTGTCATTCATcatgcttttttttgtgtgcttttgttatttttgaaCAAAAACTTAATTGCTTATGTTATGTCAGATATCTGGAGCACCTTCTCTTGTAAGAAAAGCTCTTTACGAAATATCCACTCGTCTCCATCAACATCCTCGTAAAGAAAATCCTCCTCTTGAAGAAATTATAGATGCAAGCACACAAAGGAAGCGTGAGTCCCCGCCACCGCTACCCCATGAAAATCTGATGTTGCCATACCAACATGTAGATCGCCTACCACCAATGCCCTTGCTTGATCCATATAGAAGCAGACCATCGCAATATCCTGTTCCTGAAGCAGAAGAGTTTTCTGTTAGAATTCTATGTGCTTCTGAACTTATTGGCCCTGTTATTGGGAAAAGTGGAGCAAATGTTCGGCAGGTAGAGCAGCAGACTGGTGCTCGCATTCTGGTTCAAGAATTGGACAAAGATGCATCTGGAGAAAGATTGATTGTCCTTTCATCTAAGGAGGTAAGATACAGATGGCTATTCCCATTGCCATCCCCTTGTCATAGCAACCTTCATTATGAATCCTCACAGTTTTATCTCATGTGTATTTTTTATCCAGATTCCTGGTGATCCAGTATCCCCAGCAATTGAGGCACTTATCTTGCTCCATAGTAAAGTAAGTGCATCTTCTGAGAAACGCCATTTGATTACAAGGCTTGTTGTACCATCAAGCAAAGTTGGTTGTATTCTTGGGGAAGGTGGAAAGGTAATAACTGAAATGAGAAGGCGTATTGGGGCTGAAATCCGAGTTTACTCGAAGGCAGATAAACCAAAGTACTTATCTTTTGACGAGGAGCTTGTGCAGGTGATTTTTATTCGATCATATCTGCACCAAGTTGTTCATGTCATTTCAATATCCGCactattttcttatttttgtttcttaacTCGTTATTGTGCTTTTACATTTCTTCCGAGCTTGCAGGTTGCTGGGCCTCCAGATATTGCAAGAGACGCCCTCACAGAAATTGCTTCAAGGCTTAGAACTAGGACCCTCAGAGATGGAGGTTCTGGCAATAATCCCCTGCCTCTTGCCCCTTCTGATGGTCCTCGTGGTGATATATTTCCTAGCAGAGAATTCACGCAAAACGGAAGGCCTGCCAATCCCCCATATGGAAGGCCTGCCAATGATTCACCATATCGAAGACTTGCCATTGATCAACCATATGGAAGACCTGCCAGTGATTCACTATATGGAATGCCTGCCAATGATCCAATATATGGGAGACCTGCCAATGATCCACCATATGGGAGACCTGCCAATGATCCACCATATGGGAGACCTGCCAATGATATACCATATGGGAGACCTGCCAATAAACCCCATGATCCTTCCTCTGCTTATCCTATAGATTACTTTTCTAAAAGAAGAGAGTATCCTATTGGAAGTCCTTTTGCTAGCAATGCTCCACTCTCTGCTTCGTATGACAGAAATGTAGCATCTGCTCGCTTGCCTACTAGAGAAATGCCCTTGTCTGCTAGTCCTGGTGCTGATTATATGACCCATCGTTCTTATCGCAACCATATGCCTACTGATAGCTACTCTAGTAGAGGTACACAAGAATTAGGCCTCTCAAGAGCTGGGAATAGTAACGTGCAAAAATTAGGTGTTGCCAGAGCTGGAAATTCCAATGCTTATGATTATACCGAGGTACATTTTAATGTGTTAGCTTCCCTGCTTTGCAAATGGCCCTCACCTAATATGTTTTCATTCAAGACCTGAAAATGTACAGTGCATGCAAGACTGCCACATTGTTCCTGTTTTCTTCCATCATTGGTTGAGATTCCTGAAAAGGGGAAATGCtatcagtattttttttatgctgaTTCACATCCATCCTTCGAGCTGTCACTTCAGTTGCACTCTAAAATGGACAAGATGGCACATCACTATTCATTTTCTGTCATTTCCTTGCCAACCTTACCTTTTGTTGTTCAGATGTTCTCTGCTGCTGTTGATGTTCAAAGATTTCTTGATTGGCGTttgtcttctctttatttCCTACCTCCCTTGTTTTCTGATTCGTGTTTAGGTCTCTTACATGTGATGCATGGATAGGTGCATCCGAACAtagatttttgtttccttcagTGCTGAATCAGATGTCACTCTCTTCAGGCTGCCAGACAGATGCATGGACGTGAGGATTATCAAAGACTGGCTGGTGTCACAGGGTATGCCTTTTGCAGATTGTCGTCCTTCCAGAATACTCTTAATTGTGCCTGGGAAGTTTTCAGTGAAAGATAATCCTTTTGGCAGGTACTCAAGTAGCTCTCTTGAACTGATGATCCCAAATAGTTCTCTGGGATCTGTTCTTGGAGCTGGTGGTGTGAATCTAGCAGAGATCCGCCAGGTACCTGCTATGCTCTCTACCTGAACTGCGAATGTGACTATCATCCATTTGAACCGGTCTTCATTATTTCCTTTAATAGTCAAACAGTATTTCTCATGTAAGTTCTCATTGATCTCAGATCTCTGGTGCAAGAATGAAGTTACTTGAAGGCCATCCTGGCTCTTCGGAGTCCATTATGGAGATCCAGGGTATGCCGGACCAAGTAAGAGCCGCACAGAGCCTTCTGCAAGGCTTCATTGGTGCTAACAGCAGCCAGAGCAAGCAGCCATCCCAGTCTTCTCGCGATGTCCATTACCCAAGGTGGAACTAGATCCTAGTATGGTGGTAGAGAAAGACAGAACTCAATATACAACTCTGGGTCAATTGCCATGCTGATGTTTTTGGAACTCTGAGGAGCACCACATTTAGCTAGAACGTGCAAATTGTAACTTAGATCATGTTTGTTGACAAGTAATCTGGGGTTCTGTTTCTATTGGCAAAGGATGTATTGAATGAAATATATCTGATCACAACAGTTGCATGTGCTCTGAAGTTGTACATGGAACTTGGATGCTTGAACCTGTCATTATATGTGGTGCTATTTAGGTCAGACACTAAATGATTTTCTCTGTGACTGGCCGAACTCTTGTTATTTTGCTGACGCTGTTAGAGGCTTTGCAGGCCAAGTTATATCAGCACTCTAGAGTTCCAAATTCTGATTTCTGAAAATACTCCACCCAGAAGTGAGCAAGAAATATGCTACTCCTACtcaagtgtcgctgatttagtgcAATTTtgtattcctccgtccaacaaaagatttatcaagtttatcaaaatttggatgtatctaggcatgacttagtgtatagatacattcaaatttgatcaaatttgagacatactttgttggatggagggagtactagagcTGTACTAAAACAAAACATGGAGTAGTACTGTTATTGCAGACAGCATGAAACGTTGCTCCCTGCTTGAAGGCATTGTCCTTGAAGTAATGTCACTTAATTCTCCGGAATAAATATATTGTTTGTTGGATGGGCTATTTTATGTGAAGACGTTTTAGTATTGCATGGTTTTTTACATGGTTGTGTTGCATGCAACCGCAGCCTATCGTCCTGTTTGGCATTTCTTGCCAATTTTTCAATTATCATTTTTATTTAAGGATTAAAATTCATTGGCTAAAAACATCACGTGAAATAACATTAGGCCTCCATCAGACCTAGCCAGATTATGATCCATGATAACCGAGTTTTGGAGTCAAACCACCCCAGTAGGAACTAGGCAGACACTAGTAAAATTCAAATCTCTGCatttaaaatttgacaaatcaAGTAATGAATACCAAGGAATAAGTATAGCATACTGCACACAGACTCGTGCCCCGCGCAAAGCCTTTCATTATTATATGAGCAAAAGCAGGCTACTGCCTAGTGGCCTAACCAACCTAAGCACAATTGATATTACACCATCC includes:
- the LOC100833296 gene encoding KH domain-containing protein At4g18375, with amino-acid sequence MDYEKSRRHNPSTSRKRTHFNSDDGNRKRLNSRHDDGPMSSQPIETVYRILCPGKKIGSVLGRGGHIVKALREETKAKIRVADSIPGAEERVIIIFDYQDQSEQTDEAAQNISNNDGSENMKLQCFAQDALLKIHDKISTHEDPHDGAIHEKSETAADVTARILVPGNQVGCLLGKGGSIIQQLRNDTGAGIRILPSQDLPQCALQSDELVQISGAPSLVRKALYEISTRLHQHPRKENPPLEEIIDASTQRKRESPPPLPHENLMLPYQHVDRLPPMPLLDPYRSRPSQYPVPEAEEFSVRILCASELIGPVIGKSGANVRQVEQQTGARILVQELDKDASGERLIVLSSKEIPGDPVSPAIEALILLHSKVSASSEKRHLITRLVVPSSKVGCILGEGGKVITEMRRRIGAEIRVYSKADKPKYLSFDEELVQVAGPPDIARDALTEIASRLRTRTLRDGGSGNNPLPLAPSDGPRGDIFPSREFTQNGRPANPPYGRPANDSPYRRLAIDQPYGRPASDSLYGMPANDPIYGRPANDPPYGRPANDPPYGRPANDIPYGRPANKPHDPSSAYPIDYFSKRREYPIGSPFASNAPLSASYDRNVASARLPTREMPLSASPGADYMTHRSYRNHMPTDSYSSRGTQELGLSRAGNSNVQKLGVARAGNSNAYDYTEAARQMHGREDYQRLAGVTGYSSSSLELMIPNSSLGSVLGAGGVNLAEIRQISGARMKLLEGHPGSSESIMEIQGMPDQVRAAQSLLQGFIGANSSQSKQPSQSSRDVHYPRWN